Within Halobacterium zhouii, the genomic segment TTCGCTTCCTCGGGGTCGAAACTGTCCTTGCAGGACGCAGAGCAGAAGTAGTACGTCTGGCCGTCGTGCTCGATAGAGTAGTCGGCGTTCTCCGGGTCGACCTCCATCCCGCAGACGGGGTCCCGAGCGGTCAGCGTGTCCTCGTCGAGGACGTTCTGGCGCGCCTGCTCGACGACCTCGTCGGGGACGAGGTAGATGAATCCGAACGCCATCAGGCCGATGAGCATGAACCCGCCGACGATGTCGGCGAGCAGGAACTGCCAGCCGAGCAGGAGCCAGATGACGACGCCGATCTCGATGACGAGATTCGTCGACGCGAACATGAACGCGCCGAGGGTGGCGGCGGCGGACCCGCCCTTCTTGAAGAGGTTCTTCGCAGTGGCGATGGCGCTGTACGAACACGACGAGGAGACGAATCCGAACAGCGTCCCGTAGCCGAGTTCCCGCGGGCCGTGACCCTCGAGGAGGTTCGAGATGGTCTCACCGGAGGTCCAGGCTTCGACGCCGCCGGCGATCGCGAACCCGATGACCAGCGCCCACCACGTGATCCACGCCATCGCGGCGGTCGTCGTCACGAACTGCCGTGTGCTCTCGACGAAGAACGTCGACAACGGCTTCGTCGTGGTGAACACGCCGATGGCGACAGTCGCGAGCGCGATGACCGAGAGTATCGCGTAGTCCGTTCGGTCCATGTCTCTAAATAC encodes:
- a CDS encoding permease, which produces MDRTDYAILSVIALATVAIGVFTTTKPLSTFFVESTRQFVTTTAAMAWITWWALVIGFAIAGGVEAWTSGETISNLLEGHGPRELGYGTLFGFVSSSCSYSAIATAKNLFKKGGSAAATLGAFMFASTNLVIEIGVVIWLLLGWQFLLADIVGGFMLIGLMAFGFIYLVPDEVVEQARQNVLDEDTLTARDPVCGMEVDPENADYSIEHDGQTYYFCSASCKDSFDPEEANTTIREQATSLSGWKALADKQWSEWGMLWDEIAIGFVFAGLVAGFIPEQVWTTVFSGATFGLPVYVFWTAVLGAGIGVATFVCSVGNVPFAAVLFSNGLPFGSVLSYIYADLIVPPIVDAYREYYGTKFAAVLSGMIFAAAVLTGFVIHFLFLGAGIIPDPSAVTIAEVEIEMGYKLVLNVLATGLFLVLYWLHRSDVAEEGHGEHAHPAD